Proteins from a genomic interval of Stenotrophomonas maltophilia R551-3:
- a CDS encoding aminopeptidase P N-terminal domain-containing protein, whose product MKQRTGIAAGEYKRRRRQLMDMAGEDAILVLPAAAEKVRSLDTHYPFRQDSDFQYLSGFPEPEAVLVLIPGRRHGEAILFCRERDAEREAWDGGRAGQEGAVAQYGMDDAYPIDDLDEILPGLLEGRSRVYYHFGRDADFDLKLIGWVNRVRSQVRHGAQPPHEFLELGHLLHEQRLFKSGSEVALMHHAAQISVRAHLAAMKAAKAGIHEYELQAELERVFRASDAVPAYCSIVGAGRNGCILHYRDNNARSRDGELVLIDAGAEYRGYASDITRTFPVNGRFSAEQRALHDLVGDAQAAALAQAKPGVAYELGHLAAVQTLTEGLLRLGLLKGTLEKNLSEGLYQRFYRHKTGHWIGMDVHDVGDYRLAGDSRLLEPGMAFTIEPGLYIGVDDTTVEPRWRGIGIRTEDDVLITDDGHRVLTEGLARSADEIEAVMAG is encoded by the coding sequence ATCAAGCAGCGCACCGGCATCGCGGCCGGCGAGTACAAGCGTCGCCGCCGCCAGCTGATGGACATGGCCGGCGAGGACGCGATCCTGGTGCTGCCCGCCGCGGCCGAGAAGGTGCGCAGCCTGGATACACATTACCCGTTCCGGCAGGATTCGGATTTCCAGTACCTGAGCGGCTTCCCGGAACCGGAAGCGGTGCTGGTGCTGATTCCCGGCCGTCGCCACGGCGAGGCGATCCTGTTCTGCCGCGAGCGCGACGCCGAGCGCGAAGCCTGGGACGGTGGGCGTGCCGGCCAGGAAGGCGCGGTGGCGCAGTACGGCATGGACGATGCCTATCCGATCGATGATCTGGACGAGATCCTGCCGGGCCTGCTGGAAGGGCGTTCGCGCGTCTATTACCACTTCGGCCGCGATGCCGACTTCGACCTGAAGCTGATCGGCTGGGTCAACCGCGTTCGTTCGCAGGTGCGCCACGGTGCGCAGCCGCCACATGAGTTCCTGGAGCTGGGCCATCTGCTGCATGAGCAGCGCCTGTTCAAGTCCGGTTCGGAAGTGGCGCTGATGCACCACGCCGCGCAGATCAGCGTGCGCGCACATCTGGCGGCGATGAAGGCGGCGAAGGCGGGCATCCACGAGTACGAACTGCAGGCCGAACTGGAGCGGGTGTTCCGTGCCAGCGATGCGGTGCCGGCGTACTGCAGCATTGTCGGTGCCGGCCGCAACGGTTGCATCCTGCATTACCGCGACAACAACGCACGTTCGCGTGACGGCGAGCTGGTGCTGATCGATGCCGGTGCCGAGTACCGTGGCTATGCCAGCGACATCACCCGCACGTTCCCGGTGAACGGCCGTTTCAGTGCCGAACAGCGCGCGCTGCACGACCTGGTCGGCGATGCACAGGCCGCGGCACTGGCCCAGGCCAAACCGGGCGTGGCTTACGAGTTGGGTCACCTGGCGGCGGTGCAGACCCTGACCGAAGGCCTGCTGCGGCTGGGCCTGCTGAAGGGCACGCTGGAAAAGAACCTGTCCGAGGGCCTGTACCAGCGCTTCTACCGGCACAAGACCGGGCACTGGATCGGCATGGACGTGCACGACGTGGGCGACTACCGCCTGGCCGGCGATTCGCGCCTGCTGGAGCCGGGCATGGCGTTCACCATCGAGCCGGGGCTGTACATCGGCGTGGACGATACGACGGTGGAACCGCGCTGGCGCGGTATCGGCATCCGCACCGAGGATGATGTGCTGATCACCGATGACGGCCATCGCGTGCTGACCGAGGGCCTGGCGCGCAGCGCTGACGAGATCGAAGCGGTGATGGCGGGGTAA